One window of Elaeis guineensis isolate ETL-2024a chromosome 11, EG11, whole genome shotgun sequence genomic DNA carries:
- the LOC105054346 gene encoding plasmodesmata-located protein 8 isoform X1, producing MSLKKLCSPFNSFLLCFLAFLYPIHQAKAASFIYAGCSPSKFQPSSPYQNNLISLLTSVAAAGSQATYNSFAVGNDSASATGAAVYGLYQCRNDLSAGECSSCVQSAVGQLNLVCPDSYAASLQLDGCFVRYSNENFLGRPDTSLVYRKCSASASKDAEFFRRRDDVLADLQNGVGFRVSSSGTVQGYAQCVGDLSSADCTACLAQAVGQLKNSCGSAMAADVYLGQCYAKYWASGYYFRSTTGYTEDDIGRTIAIIVGIFAGVVLFVVFLSFLKKACKLPSPPHKWFFIPWTSVPKYNTCSTTCRLVTGDDPSPRAGLGFGSCILSKEAPLFKHRDPSWKGQHSKQLRAASLGSTIGRPMDTTSSLPFCSLKNESIFHCSRINEYLNKYATEIFLKKFLHEVVLVI from the exons ATGTCCCTTAAGAAACTCTGCAGCCCCTTCAACTCCTTCCTCCTTTGCTTCTTGGCCTTCTTATACCCCATCCACCAAGCCAAGGCCGCCAGCTTCATCTACGCCGGCTGCTCACCATCCAAGTTCCAGCCCAGCTCCCCCTATCAAAACAATCTCATCTCCCTCcttacctccgtcgccgccgCCGGCTCCCAGGCCACCTACAACAGCTTCGCGGTGGGCAACGACTCCGCGTCAGCCACCGGCGCCGCCGTCTACGGCCTCTACCAGTGCCGCAACGATCTGAGCGCCGGCGAGTGCTCCTCCTGCGTGCAGAGCGCCGTGGGCCAGCTCAACCTGgtgtgcccggactcctacgcggCCTCGCTGCAGCTCGACGGGTGCTTCGTGCGGTACAGCAACGAGAACTTCCTCGGGCGGCCCGACACCAGCCTGGTGTACCGCAAGTGCAGCGCCAGCGCGAGCAAGGACGCGGAGTTCTTCCGGCGGAGGGACGACGTGCTCGCCGACCTGCAGAACGGGGTGGGGTTTCGGGTGAGCAGCTCCGGGACGGTGCAGGGCTACGCGCAGTGCGTCGGGGATTTGAGCTCGGCCGACTGCACCGCTTGCCTGGCGCAAGCCGTCGGGCAGCTGAAGAATTCGTGCGGGTCGGCCATGGCGGCGGACGTGTACTTGGGGCAGTGCTACGCCAAGTACTGGGCCTCCGGCTACTACTTCCGATCTACAACAG GGTATACGGAGGATGACATTGGAAGAACCATTGCAATAATTGTTGGCATCTTCGCAGGGGTGGTCCTCTTCGTGGTGTTCCTTTCTTTTCTGAAAAAAGCATGCAAGCTCCCCTCCCCACCCCACAAGTGGTTTTTTATTCCTTGGACTTCTGTGCCAAAGTATAATACGTGCTCTACTACGTGCAGGCTAGTCACCGGGGATGATCCTTCTCCAAGAGCCGGTTTGGGGTTTGGGTCCTGCATTTTGTCGAAAGAGGCACCTCTTTTCAAGCATCGGGACCCCTCATGGAAAGGACAGCATTCCAAACAGCTGCGAGCTGCTTCACTAGGTTCCACCATCGGACGACCAATGGACACCACTTCATCTCTTCCATTTTGTTCACTAAAGAACGAATCCATTTTCCATTGCTCTCGCATTAATGAATATCTTAACAAATATGCaacagaaatttttttaaaaaagtttctcCATGAAGTAGTACTAGTCATATAG
- the LOC105054346 gene encoding plasmodesmata-located protein 8 isoform X2, translating into MSLKKLCSPFNSFLLCFLAFLYPIHQAKAASFIYAGCSPSKFQPSSPYQNNLISLLTSVAAAGSQATYNSFAVGNDSASATGAAVYGLYQCRNDLSAGECSSCVQSAVGQLNLVCPDSYAASLQLDGCFVRYSNENFLGRPDTSLVYRKCSASASKDAEFFRRRDDVLADLQNGVGFRVSSSGTVQGYAQCVGDLSSADCTACLAQAVGQLKNSCGSAMAADVYLGQCYAKYWASGYYFRSTTGYTEDDIGRTIAIIVGIFAGVVLFVVFLSFLKKAC; encoded by the exons ATGTCCCTTAAGAAACTCTGCAGCCCCTTCAACTCCTTCCTCCTTTGCTTCTTGGCCTTCTTATACCCCATCCACCAAGCCAAGGCCGCCAGCTTCATCTACGCCGGCTGCTCACCATCCAAGTTCCAGCCCAGCTCCCCCTATCAAAACAATCTCATCTCCCTCcttacctccgtcgccgccgCCGGCTCCCAGGCCACCTACAACAGCTTCGCGGTGGGCAACGACTCCGCGTCAGCCACCGGCGCCGCCGTCTACGGCCTCTACCAGTGCCGCAACGATCTGAGCGCCGGCGAGTGCTCCTCCTGCGTGCAGAGCGCCGTGGGCCAGCTCAACCTGgtgtgcccggactcctacgcggCCTCGCTGCAGCTCGACGGGTGCTTCGTGCGGTACAGCAACGAGAACTTCCTCGGGCGGCCCGACACCAGCCTGGTGTACCGCAAGTGCAGCGCCAGCGCGAGCAAGGACGCGGAGTTCTTCCGGCGGAGGGACGACGTGCTCGCCGACCTGCAGAACGGGGTGGGGTTTCGGGTGAGCAGCTCCGGGACGGTGCAGGGCTACGCGCAGTGCGTCGGGGATTTGAGCTCGGCCGACTGCACCGCTTGCCTGGCGCAAGCCGTCGGGCAGCTGAAGAATTCGTGCGGGTCGGCCATGGCGGCGGACGTGTACTTGGGGCAGTGCTACGCCAAGTACTGGGCCTCCGGCTACTACTTCCGATCTACAACAG GGTATACGGAGGATGACATTGGAAGAACCATTGCAATAATTGTTGGCATCTTCGCAGGGGTGGTCCTCTTCGTGGTGTTCCTTTCTTTTCTGAAAAAAGCAT GCTAG
- the LOC105054041 gene encoding asparaginyl endopeptidase Rep2, which produces MATATSSAIGWIVLLSALVLPIGHSAFRVGGGWESVIRMPTESGGDDGEQEIGTRWAVLVAGSFGYGNYRHQADVCHAYQLLKKGGLKEENIVVMMHDDIANNPLNPRPGVIINHPQGEDVYAGVPKDYTGEHVTTTNLYAVILGNKSAVEGGSGKVVDSKPNDRIFIYYSDHGGPGVLGMPNMPFLYAADFIDVLKKKHASGGYKEMVIYVEACESGSIFEGLMPEDLNIYVTTASNAEESSWGTYCPGMDPSPPPEFITCLGDLYSVAWMEDSETHNLKEETIQKQYEEVKERTSNYNTYNTGSHVMEYGDKSFKDDKLYLFQGFDPSNANLSGNALAPTMPMEAINQRDADLLFLWKRYEQFDEGSKKKTEALREITETLVHRLHLDNSINLIGKLIFGSENGPSILNAVRPSGQALVDDWNCLKTMVQVFQTYCGPLTQYGMRHMRAFANICNRGSSKDAMVEACLNACESHISAKWSSSSQEYNA; this is translated from the exons ATGGCGACGGCCACCTCCTCGGCGATCGGATGGATTGTGCTGCTCTCGGCGCTGGTGCTTCCCATCGGGCACTCCGCCTTTCGGGTGGGGGGCGGATGGGAGTCGGTGATCCGGATGCCGACGGAGAGTGGCGGCGATGACGGGGAGCAGGAGATCGGGACGAGATGGGCGGTCCTCGTGGCCGGGTCGTTCGGCTACGGGAACTACCGGCATCAG GCGGATGTGTGTCACGCGTATCAGCTGCTGAAGAAGGGCGGGCTCAAAGAGGAGAACATCGTGGTGATGATGCACGACGACATCGCCAACAACCCGCTGAATCCAAGGCCAGGGGTCATCATCAACCACCCCCAGGGCGAAGACGTGTATGCTGGGGTCCCCAAG GACTACACTGGGGAGCATGTCACCACCACCAACTTATATGCTGTCATCTTAGGCAACAAGAGTGCAGTTGAAGGGGGAAGCGGGAAGGTTGTGGATAGCAAACCAAATGATCGGATTTTCATCTACTACTCAGATCACGGAGGCCCCGGCGTCCTCG GAATGCCAAACATGCCATTTCTTTACGCGGCTGATTTCATTGATGTGTTAAAAAAGAAGCATGCATCCGGAGGTTACAAGGAAATG GTTATCTATGTGGAGGCATGCGAAAGTGGGAGCATATTTGAAGGTTTGATGCCGGAAGACCTTAATATATACGTGACCACGGCATCAAATGCAGAGGAGAGTAGCTGGGGAACGTACTGCCCGGGAATGGATCCGTCTCCACCTCCCGAGTTCATTACCTGTCTCGGGGATCTGTACAGCGTCGCATGGATGGAAGACAG CGAGACTCACAACCTGAAGGAGGAAACGATACAGAAGCAGTACGAGGAG GTGAAGGAGAGGACTTCCAACTACAACACCTACAACACGGGGTCCCATGTGATGGAGTATGGGGACAAGAGTTTCAAGGACGATAAGCTGTACCTCTTCCAGGGCTTCGACCCCTCCAACGCCAACCTCTCCGGCAATGCCCTTGCGCCTACAATGCCGATGGAGGCCATCAACCAGAGGGACGCCGATCTTCTCTTCTTATGGAAACGA TATGAACAATTCGATGAAGGATCCAAAAAGAAGACAGAGGCTCTTAGGGAAATTACCGAGACGTTGGTGCACAGGCTGCATCTTGACAATAGCATCAATCTGATTGGAAAGCTTATTTTTGGATCAGAAAATGGTCCTTCCATCCTCAACGCTGTAAGACCATCTGGCCAGGCGTTGGTTGACGATTGGAATTGTCTGAAGACAATG GTACAAGTATTTCAAACCTACTGTGGGCCGCTGACTCAGTATGGGATGAGACACATGCGGGCATTTGCAAACATATGCAACAGAGGCTCTTCCAAGGATGCAATGGTGGAAGCTTGTCTTAACGCTTGCGAAAGCCATATTTCAGCTAAATGGAGTTCCTCAAGCCAAGAATACAATGCCTGA